The genomic stretch TGGCACTTATATTAAAAcgatttttctgattcagtttaaTGACACTCATTCCAGTCCTGACACCCGGAATATGATTACATGAGCGAGATGCAATCTTCCTCCATCCAGTTGTGGTCAGCAAAGGCTGAGCTgtcttccctccctgtcccccaccttcCCACTCACCCATCATTTGCATTGTGccgggtggagggagggggaggctgggcctCTGTTCTGGCCTGGATGCAAGCTGGACAGAGGCACCAGCCCTGGACTCAACCTGGAGGGCACGGTATCTGAGCCTTCTGGCCGAGAACTCTGCGTGCTCCGAGGCATTGCGGTAACTCCTTCCTCCTTGTCACAAACAGGTCCTCATTGGAAGTTGGTCCGAGGTCACTATAGAACACCTCTTCCAAAAGAGATTGCTGGGGGACTAGCCCCTacttccaataaataaatagaaagaaagaaagaaagaaagaaagagaaagaaagaaagaaagaaagaaagaaagaaagaaaaactgcttGGATAGCACCAGAGGATGAACACTGACGACTGGAGTACAGGTGTCAGCTTCTTGGAAGGGGTTGGTTGTGTCCAGGGGCCAGGAGACTCACAGCCAagtttctgctcctctccctgcctggggaaggggaaggggggccTTCCAGTCATGACAGCATGTGCACAAGAGCCCTGTTGGGCCCCAGAACAGGAGCTCCCCCGCTGGATGAGAGAGACAAAAATGCTCTAGTAGTTACTGAgggcttctgcccctcccctgaggggagggagggccagcCTGCCTTTTATTTACACTATTTTCCGGCAGAATAATTGCTATTCCTCAGGAAGAATCAAGTTTGTGTTTACGGGTGTGTTTAAAGAGGGaaacccaaacaaaaccaaacagagaaagggagagagagagattgagattgattttgagagactgagGAGGAGAGCTGTGAAATGGGCACCAGCCCGAAAATCCCTTTCCAAAAACTGCAGCAGTTTGAATTGCTGGACTGGAAAACCAACCTAACGTAACGGTTCCAGTGTGAAGCACCCAAAGTCTCCTATATCCTACCCGTGTGAATCCACCTGTCCCCCATCTGCAGCCCTGATCGCCTGCCCGCCTCTCTGTTTCAGCCGCTCTCACAACCACTGACTTTCTGAGTCACCTGTTTCTGTTTCTGAGCCAAGACTGTCCCCCATGGTGGTGAGAGGGTGTCCAGTCCTTGGCAGGTGCCTGGTTCATGCCTTCTTGTGAAATGCTTCTCCCCGGGGTGAGGAAAGTCTTGAGGACCATATCTTCCTGGGCCAGTGCTTGCTACGGGAGCTTTTGGCTTTTTGCTATGGGAGGTTTTGGCGCTGGTGCGGTAGAAGCAGGACCAGCATGGCTTCCTGTTGCCCCTGCCTTCATGTACATGCAGAATGTCTCAGCTCTCCCCTCCTCACCGCCAGCACCCTTGGCCCAGCCGCCATCATCTGCTGCCTGGACTATGATGGTAGCTTCTCCCCCTACAAAGCATTCACTCCCCAGCAGCCACAGtgatccttttcattttttttttaagtttacttatttattttgaagagagagagcacatccaTGCAAGCggaaggggggcagagacagagagagagagagagagagagaatcccaagcaggctctgcactgccagtgcagagcccaatgcgggctcaaactcataaaccgtgagatcatgacctgagctgaagtcagacgcttaaccaactaagccacccagctgccccccaaATAATCCTTTTCAAACTTAAGTGAGACCTACTCAGCACCCTCCAGTGGCTTTCCATTCCAGGCAGGGTAAAGGGCAAAGGTCCAAGTCTTTGATCTCGAGGGCCCTGCATGAGCTGTTTCCCCAGTGACCTCCTATACCCGGGCTCTGCTCTTGCAGCTTGACCATCAAGACCGTCTAGCTCTTCCAAGAATAGCACCAAGGCCTCTCCTGCCTGATGGCCTTTGCATTCATTTGTTGTTCTCTtggcctggaatgctcttccctaagctgcccacattccttcaggtctctgctcaagtATCACCTGCGCTCCTCATGTAAAATAGCAACTCTCCCTGGCTCTACCACCTTCCCATATTCATTACTCCCTGTTGATCGCACCATGATTTATTTGTCTCTGTAGCATGAACTGCTGCCTGATAGAATGGATTTGTTTATGTATCTACCGTCTGGGCTCCTCCACTAGAACGTAAGCTCCATGACATCACAGACTATTGTCTTGGCTTCTGTATTCCTATTGCCTAGTgactactcaataaatatgtgctgcAGAAATAACTGGATGGAGGAAAATTTCATGGATGGGGGTGCTTATCTATGgctccctttctgctcctccctgaccccAGAGTCTGCAGTGGGAGGCATGGCCACGCAGCCCAAAAACGGTGAAGGAGAAGGGTTTCAGCTTCCTGTGCAAGAAAGGCCCAACTGTGCTAAGGTTGACGTCAGAACCAGAGAACGCCCTGCTTGGCCTCCCCATCTCCAACCTGCCCACAAATGGAGATTTGTCTGAGATGACAATATGGCTAACATTCCGACAGCACTTCCAACCAGTTCTTAAAACGGCCAGGGGATGGttagcagatgagaaaactgaagagagGTAAGCTGGGCTACTAACCTGTTTGGTTGAACAGATATCTAGTGAGACCCTGAGCTAGGCACGGGCCATTCAATGATCTCTGGAATACAGAGATCTGCCCTTGAAGAGCTCACATCCTGTGAGAGAGACACATACGCagataaagttaataaaatacagCAGCCGACAAGACAGAGGTACGTAAGGCCACAATGGGAAGGAAGAGGACGGGTACCTAGGACACCCTGGTAGCAGGGGTGGCAAGAAGGCCTCCTGGAGGAGATGGTGTGGGCCTGAGTTTTGAAGGATGATGGGAGTTGGCCAGACACAGAGCAGATGGGAGGCAATCTCTGGAGTGGCAGGAAGCGTATGCATAAAGTCCTCTTTTTCTGACCTTTGGTCCACTGTTCTACCTACCATCTCCTGGTTTGGCTCAAAGGAAAAGCAGTGAGTCTCATTCAATTCATTCTGTCTGGACCTGATGCTAGGCTGGGGTGCAATCATAGCGCTTTGTATTCTCAGACAGTAGggacacagtaggcactcaataaacatggAATGAATACAAGATTTCTTGTCAAGATGTGGGTCTGTATCTTCTCTTGGGAACTGCAGCACCAGAGAACTGTTGGGTAAGAAGTGTCAAACCAAGAAAAGAGCATGGGGTCATTCCTTCCCAGTAAGCATGCTATGACCAGATCCCCCTGGGCAGGGTCACACCACCACCCAGGTAGATATGGCTGGCCAGGGTCCCAGGCCAAGGCAATTGGGAGTTGGGAAGAGGGTTGGTGGGCCTCGAGGCAGTGAAAGAAGGTGCAGTCAGAATCTTGGGAACTGAAGGGTTAACCAGATCCCAGATTGTCCCCACTTCTGGCACTGGGTCAGGGGGTCAGCCTGACCAAGTACCCCATTCTGTGGTGTGCCTGTATTGATTGTCCAGGGCCAGCCCCCAGTCTCACAAAACCTCAGTCAGGCCCCTTCCAGGATTAGGTTttaaagggaaatgcaaatcacctggaggctgcttcatgCTTGGAAGAAGTAAAAATCGATTCTGTTTTCGTTAAAGGGATTTTTGGACCCTGTCAAAAGCTCTCTCATCTCGGGGCATGGGGTGACAGATAGGCTGGCAGTCTCAATTACATAAGCAAGCCAAGCAGGCAGCAGCAGGCCATCGTACCAGGAGCGATGCTGCTCTGTGCCCTTCCCAAGCCCGTCCCCCCGTCCCCAAGACAGCCAAGAGAGCCTCATCCCATCCAGTCTCGGAGCTGGCCCTCGACGGCCCTGATGGATGCTCTCTTGCGACGCTTTCCTTGTGCACGATCCTCTCTTCCCCACGCTGAACTGGAGCTTCACCCACGGACTGACTCAGACAGTCTGGGCCAATTGTGATGCTGAGCAAAGTCAAACACAATTAAGAAGGAaaatctgcttaaaaaaaaaaatctacaacatAGAATACATTCACAAACTGGGTGTGTTGGTCTTATTTAATATTGGGAGTTCTGTGTTATCCCTTCTCTCGGTTAACTGAGATAATTGAGGATTTTATTTATAGCATCAATTATGAGCACCGAAATTAATCCTTTCATGGTGCATCTGGGAGCTCAACTGTCAAGGGGGCATAAGGGAAACCTGGACTGGCCATGGGGGTCTTCCCTACCAGCAGAGGAAGGTGCAAAGGAAAGCCATCCTCAGGCCTTGGTGGCAGATGGGCTATTATTGTTCTATGTGCTTAAGGTATTTTGAtatattaaataaacagaaataattgGTTCCAGGAGATCCCTCCCTGGAGGACACCTGAGTAACTCATCAGTGAGTCCTAGGAAAGCAGGCAGAGATGGGAACTGGAGCAAGGAAGAGTGAACTCCACTTGGCACATGGGCCCTAGGCCCAGCCCTGCAGCCTGTCGGTCAGCCCTGCTCTGCAAAGAAGCTAAAGAAAGTTTCTCCCAGACGGAAACGGGAACTTGGGGCAGAATCAGGGCAGGGAGGGTGTGGAGATGGGAAAAACTAAGTGTCTGTTGGGAGTTGTTGGAAGCAGCCGTACAGAACGTGGACTATGGCAGAACGTTGGCCTTTGGTATTCCACAGCCACTTGGGGGCTCAAATCCCAGCAGACAGTAAGAAAAAGAAGGGTTTTCTGGAGCAGTTTAAGCCTACGACTAGCCAGTGAATCTGTTCAGGACAGGAACCATCCAGGGTTGAGTTGGGAAGGCCTTTGAGAAGGACAAGAAGACGCCCACAATGCAGAGTGTCTCAGGAGATGGACCAGACACCAAGCGAAGgctgccctcctctgcccccagggcccagggctgggaaagagcccaaatcttAGGTCCACCCTAGAAAGAGGAAAGGCAGGTCTGGAAAGGACTGAGAACAGTATCAGGTCAGGCAAATGGTATAGGCGCCCCATTCACATCAACCAATCCATTAAAAAGCGTTTTGCCAAGCACCTGCTATGTATAGCCAAGCAGTGAGCCTGGTGATGGTTCCAACTGCCAATTCAGGTCAAAGTCAAAGTAGTCCAATCGAGCATTAGACTACACCAGCCAGGGCggaggggaagaaaaagcctGCTGTCCCATTACTTATCTGAGGTTAGGGGAGACACTCCTGAAGGCTTCTTTTCTTGCTCATTCGTTTCCCCTCCCAGAGGCTAGACGTTTCGACGCAGGcagaagagcagggagaggagcccACAGGGCTAGCAGTCAGGGGAAGCATGCTACTTCCCATGCAGGtgccctttcctccctctttgctTTCACTCTCTGGCAGAGGCCTCTTGCTCCCTgccatcctctctcctccctcagaaAGTAAATATGAGGCCAAGATTGTCCGTCCCCTGACACTGAACTCACCCCTTGATCTACAGGGTGAATGCTAAAGGCAATCAGTGGTCTCCCCAGCGACAGTAAAACAGCACCTTTTGCTAGGAAAGCAGCCATTAATTTCAAAGGCAGTCTTTAAACTGGCCAGAGGCAGAGGTTTTATTTACAAATTCCCTGTGTGCCTAGTAGAGTGGCTGTAGTACTCACCGCACTGATGTTTTCTTGCAGAGTGATGTGACTAGAAGAAACTAACACTCCGTGGCCATAATATAAAAGAAGTAACGCTGGGGGGCTCTGCCTTCCACCTATGTCCCCGACAGTCTGGGTGTAAGCGGAGTGGTGAGTGGACAGAGAAAGGGCACTGGAGGCAGTCAGGCTGGTTTTGGAGAACCAGCGCTGCCCCTTCTCAGCTGTATGACTACAGAAATCTACTTGACCTCTCCAAGCCTcgccttctttctgtgtcttcaaaGTTGTATGGCATTTTTTCTACCTTGCAGGACTGCTGTGAAGACTTCAAGGGATAatgtatgcaaagtgcttagcGCACTGCTAACACAtggtagacacacacacatgctgttatactaataataaaaagtaataggCAGGTGGCCACTGAAGTTTCCATCGATCTCTTCTGAAACGATCCCATTTTAACTCTGACATCCATCTGTCTGCCCTGTTTTCTCCCCATGGCAGTCCTGAGGCATCACTCTGGTGTCATGAGTCCCTATCAGAGGGCACTTAAGGACACTGGATAGTCAGAGCCACATCGGGAGCATGGCCAGGGAGGTCTTGGCCATGGGTGAGGTCGCCTTCAGGAGAGTGAAGGGATGGGCAGGGTCAGCCTAGAAGGGGTaaatgtgtctctttctcttgatACGGTGGCCAGCCCCCAAGCCACTTTATCCCTAAATATCCTGCTGTGCCAAGAAGCCCACATCTGCCACCTAAACCAAGAGACAAGGTCAGATGACCAGACATTCTTACCCACTCGGGGCGTGAGCAGCTGTTCAAAGAACTGTGTGTgtgctggagggagaggaaggggcaggatgGCCTGTGTCAGACCGACAAGAGACAAAGGGAATGCCCCCATCAAATATGGCCTCCACAAATGGACAATGACACCCCTTGCTCTCCCCCTCCCGTGTGGCACAATGAcaaatgtaatcattttaaaaGGTCCCGTCACCTGCTCAGTCATTCCCAATAAGCACACACAGCACTATGGAAAAACCGACACCAGTGCCGCAGGGTTtcaggccaggaaaaaaaaaaaatcgaatcACCAGGACGCCACCAACCGAATTGTCAAAgaccaaataaaaagcttcatgAATTCTCCATCAGCAATATAACGCTTCCTGGCCTAAGCAAATACAGACCCAGCACATGAATTGTAAAGGGATTTTTGCATTAGCCTCAGTGACTCGCAACGCCCAAAGCAGAAACCCCTAAGAAATACATGTCTCCATAAAGCTGCCTTCGTTGGCTCTAATCCTGTTAGGGTGAAGATTGCAATCTCCTTCCTGAGCCCCTTCCTCTGATGGAAAGCTCGCATGCCAGCACcataaatacatttctgtgaCCTCAGCTGGAGAAGGGACCTCGGGGAGATGGAAGAGACAGAGTCACCCGTAGCCTTGCTGagtgcctctccctccctctgatgATATTGCTGCTTCTGTGTCTGACCACGTGATCCGTGCAGACCACCTCAGAGTCGCCCAGGTAGGCCGGGGCATTCAATCACAGAGTCGGGCTGAGGAAGCAAGACTGCAACTCCTTCcatgagaagaaaacaaatcgGATGCCCTGCTTTGCAGAAAACCCAAGTTCAGAGTCACTTAGAGAAAGTCTGCTCAGATCCACTGAACCCTTGAGCATCTGTGGCAGCAGAGAAGAGAAGGCAACAGAGAAATAGCCTGCAGATATATTACAGAAAGAAATGCAGGAAGGATCCAGAAGAAGTGCTCTCGGTGTCTTCTGGTTAATGGAAATGTGTACCCTCCTTACGACACTCACAGAACTCCTCAGggccttcttccttcctacctGCTGCCCCGTTTCTCTCTAAGTGACAGCCCTTACAAGCACGGAAGCTTGTAAGAATACAGCcattcaccccaccccccacaacacaCTGCACACATGGCTGAGAAGACAAATGACGGCTTGATTTTCCATGTTGTATAAAATGCATgcctccccccaaaagaaaactcAATTCAGAGCAAGCTACCACCCCCAAACAAATCACTTGTGTGCCTTCCTCTTCTGATGAGGCAACTCCCCTTGCTCCTACAACTTGGCCAAGCGACTCCCCACTCCTCTGCCCAGTCCTGATGCCATCCACGGTTTCCCACCCATCCAACCTCCACCCTCTTCCGGTCTACCGGCACAGACTTACCCCAGTGTGGTCATGGTGACAATGGTGTACCAAAAAGAGGCAGGAATGCTCGTGAACTTGCTGGCAGAGGAGCCCTTCTCCGCGTAAAACATCACAGTGGCAAAGATGATGATGGCCATggtgagggagaagaggagaaagccgAGTTCGGAGGCACAGCTCTTGAGCGTGTAGCCCAGGATCCGCAAGCCCTGGGAGTGGCGCGAGAACTTGAAGATCCTGAAGACGCGGAAGACCCGGAGCGTGACAAAGGCACCGGACACGTCCTCATTGTTGGTCATGACCAGGCCGATGTAGTACGGCATGATGGCCACCACGTCGATGATGCTCATGACGCTGCGGATGAAGCGGTAGCGGCTGGGCGCCGCGAAGAGCCGGAGGAGGTACTCCACGGTGAAGATCATGACGCAGGCAGTGTCCAGGCAGAAGAAGGCCACCGAGTAGCGCTCTCCACAGGGCAGCTCCTTGCTCCCGGGCACCGTGCCGCACGGCACCGTCTCCACCACGTTGGTGATGACCGACACGGCAATGAAGAAGCCAGTCACGTAGTAGAAGACCAAGGCCAGCGTGCTGGTGTGCGGGTTCTCGAACGCCCGCCACATGGTCTGGCGGAAGCTGAGCGAAGGCATGGACTCCTGGTTGTTCTCCGAGTCGTTGTCGTCCATGAGCCGCTCGGCGTTCTCCCTCTTGCGGTCCTTGTACTCCTCGTAACAGCAGTCTCCGATGATCTCCGGGAGGATGCCATAGAAAGCCAGCTCGTCGTCGTAGGCCGAGATGCACTCGTAGCGCGGGTAGTGCAGCTTCCCCGTGCGGTAGAAGTTGAGGACGCACCGGAACACCTCTGGGTCCCGGTCAAAGAAGTACTCCTTGGTGTCCTCGTTGAAGAAGAACTCCTTCTCCGTGCTGCCCAGCAGCGTGTCCGGGTAGCGCTCCAGCGTGGTCCGCCAGGTCTGGAACCTCCGGCCGCTCACGTTGAGGACGATCAGTTCATCCTGCCGCTTGTTCTTGTCGGCAGGGGCGAGGGGCATGGGGCAGTTGGCCACTGGCATCCACCCGATGGCCGCCGCCCGCGCAAAAGGCAGCCAGGCTGCCACTCCTGCCGCCATGGTGACTCCAGCTCTTGGGCCGGCCACTGCTCAGAGGCTTTGCACACCAGCTTGGAGTTAGTTCCGGGACCCctgggagatgggaggagagagcagagaagcgGGTGAGTCCGTGATTGCCTCCCAGGTAGGAAATGGGACACAGGGAAGGGTCCGTGCTGAGTGGAACAGCGAGCAAAAGTCTTGAAGGCAAATTAACGAAACCGAAGCCGCCACCGAAGAGAGGAGACTggattcctttccctcccctcctagGGAGAGCACCTAGCACAGGGCAGTGCCGCAGTGTGGGATCACCAGATGTTGTTGACTGCCCGACAAATTGTCGAGTTCCAAGAAGGCTCAGGAGCATTTGGAGGGAAAGCCTCTTTACTAGGAAGATCTGGGAAGACGCAGGTAATAATCAGCTCTGAAAGGTTATGGCGTTATTACGAATTTAAATTGGGAGAGGGTAAATGAGTTctcattaaaagaatttaaaagtggGATAAACatgctaatttttatttcactcttcACCCACCAGGGTAATCAGGAATGGGGTGTGGGTGAGAGAGATCAGGTAAACACATGCTTTCCACTCCCCCCTGGTGAGATGGAGGCCGGGGCTGCTCGTGTCTGGAAAGTTCTCTGAGATGGCAGGTGAAGACGGTAGGCCTACAGCTTGGTACAGTTCTGTTCCCCAAGTCCCATGGAGAAGGCTGTCCCTGGTGCTACCTTCTGGGACACCTGGCAACCTAGCCTCCAATTGTATCCCTCAGAGCCATGACAGAAAGATGTGGGAGAGGCCGTGAGGCGCGGTGGGGTTCCCTCCCCATCCTGTAAAGGGGGTCCTGGGGTCTTGGCTCACCTGCCTTCCATGCATTGTCCCTCTCCCTCCAAGAGGAAGCTGAACCACACTCACTGCCGTCTCCAGATTCCTCGCCTCCCGTCTCCATCTGCCCACCATCCAGAGCTCCCTCGGGTTATATAACAACACTCTTTCCCATGCCAGTGCCTTTCACCTGGCCCCGCTCCACCCCTGGAGGCTCCTCCAGAGCTGGGCCACCTCGTCCCCTCACCCACCAGTCTCTCAACCACACCGTGGACACACCTCCCTGTCACCTGCATGGCTGGGGGGAAACAATGgcttgaagaattatttttggcCTTGAGAAACAGATTTACCTTCCCAAATCTGGCTTTTTAAAGATGATACTGAAATGACTCTGAATCCCCAAATGTGTTGCCATCTGTGGGAAGACATGTGGTGACACAGAAACAACGTAACAGCACCAGGAAATTGTTTGGGGTTGACACACTCATTTTCACTAATCCTAAACTGGCACCCGGACCCAGCCCTAACTCAGAATTATTTGGACACTCTGGAGTTCAGTTGGCTTGACTCCATGTTTAAATCAGTGAGGCAGACGATCTTCGTCTTTCCCTGTAAACCTGCTTCCTTCTCCTGACTACCAACTCCTCTAGGCTGTCAGATGTCTACCGCCGCTCACTCCTGAGCTGCCACTAGACTTTCCCGTCTGGACAAGGTCAACCCGAACTTCCCTCCTTGCCAAAACCTGCTCATCAGTCAACCTTTTGTTCACGGCTTCCCTAACCCCAGGCCTGTCCCTTTGGCCATCTTTCTCATTGCTTCACCCACACGGTTTGCCAAATAATGAGACAATAGCTCTTACTGCCCTCGTTAAGGCCCCAGTTTGCTCCCTTCCCACTGGCCTGCTCATCTCTCGTCCCACCCGACCCCTACCGTTTCTCCCGGTCCCTGGGGAACCCATTCTGCTCAGAGTAACCTCCCTAAAGCAAGGTTCCGGTGGTGCCTTATCCCACAACCCACAAAATCAAGTCCAAACTCTGGCCCAGCATTCCAGGACTGCCACAGACGGATCCTGGCTTACCTTTCCAGCCCAAGCCCCATGCACCCGTGCAGACCTCCAGCAACAAGGCCAGAGCGGCTCGTGCACAGAC from Panthera leo isolate Ple1 chromosome C1, P.leo_Ple1_pat1.1, whole genome shotgun sequence encodes the following:
- the LOC122228394 gene encoding potassium voltage-gated channel subfamily D member 3, whose product is MAAGVAAWLPFARAAAIGWMPVANCPMPLAPADKNKRQDELIVLNVSGRRFQTWRTTLERYPDTLLGSTEKEFFFNEDTKEYFFDRDPEVFRCVLNFYRTGKLHYPRYECISAYDDELAFYGILPEIIGDCCYEEYKDRKRENAERLMDDNDSENNQESMPSLSFRQTMWRAFENPHTSTLALVFYYVTGFFIAVSVITNVVETVPCGTVPGSKELPCGERYSVAFFCLDTACVMIFTVEYLLRLFAAPSRYRFIRSVMSIIDVVAIMPYYIGLVMTNNEDVSGAFVTLRVFRVFRIFKFSRHSQGLRILGYTLKSCASELGFLLFSLTMAIIIFATVMFYAEKGSSASKFTSIPASFWYTIVTMTTLG